A single Chryseobacterium sp. DNA region contains:
- a CDS encoding pyruvate decarboxylase encodes MRKIIFFTAVASFLLIGITSVKAQKNADDRIKKVLYFNPEVEPDIDEIKEPTNNAFFDAVSDNFSGRRNKMLRAELQVPFDSIDKQTIVDYCVNNDADFAIVSKVRYFKVGFGKYVFSNQVVISMKLFGADGNLLTETDHDTYRKNMRLLGSTVNSVKIGTEGAIKGIIKKLRKLKPTEAEL; translated from the coding sequence ATGAGAAAAATTATATTTTTTACAGCAGTTGCTTCTTTTTTATTGATCGGCATTACTTCGGTAAAAGCACAGAAAAATGCTGATGACAGAATAAAAAAAGTTCTCTACTTCAATCCTGAGGTAGAGCCCGATATTGATGAAATCAAAGAGCCGACCAACAATGCATTCTTTGATGCCGTATCTGATAATTTCAGCGGAAGGAGAAATAAAATGCTCAGAGCGGAGCTTCAGGTTCCTTTTGACAGCATAGACAAGCAGACCATTGTGGATTACTGCGTAAATAATGATGCTGATTTTGCCATTGTTTCCAAAGTAAGATATTTCAAGGTAGGCTTCGGAAAATATGTTTTCTCCAACCAGGTTGTCATAAGCATGAAGCTGTTTGGAGCTGATGGAAATCTGCTTACAGAAACAGACCATGACACCTACCGAAAAAATATGCGCCTGCTGGGCTCTACAGTAAATTCTGTGAAAATAGGTACGGAAGGCGCCATAAAAGGGATTATTAAAAAACTGAGAAAGCTGAAACCTACGGAAGCAGAATTATAA
- the rpsO gene encoding 30S ribosomal protein S15, with translation MYLTTEKKQEIFAKHGKSAQDTGSAEGQIALFTFRINHLSAHLKSNHKDFNTEKSLVKLVGKRKRLLDYLKNKNIERYRAIIAELGLRK, from the coding sequence ATGTACTTAACAACAGAAAAAAAGCAGGAAATTTTCGCAAAACACGGAAAATCTGCACAAGACACAGGAAGTGCTGAAGGACAAATTGCTCTTTTCACTTTCAGAATCAACCACCTTTCAGCTCACTTAAAGAGCAATCATAAAGATTTCAACACTGAAAAATCTTTGGTTAAATTGGTAGGTAAAAGAAAAAGATTACTAGATTACCTTAAAAATAAAAATATCGAAAGATATAGAGCGATCATCGCTGAACTAGGTTTAAGAAAATAA
- a CDS encoding DUF4260 domain-containing protein, producing MKIQLQLEYAAFLALGIFAFAQTGYSWWWFVGLFLAPDISMLGYTVNNKLGAFFYNLFHHLGAAVIVYLAGTALALPYLQMAGAILFAHSAFDRILGYGLKYPDSFQNTHLGKIGKEK from the coding sequence ATGAAAATACAATTACAACTTGAGTATGCAGCATTTTTAGCACTGGGTATATTTGCTTTTGCACAGACAGGATATTCCTGGTGGTGGTTCGTTGGGCTTTTCCTTGCTCCTGATATTTCCATGCTGGGATATACGGTGAATAATAAATTGGGAGCATTTTTCTACAATCTGTTCCATCATCTTGGAGCAGCCGTCATCGTTTATCTTGCCGGAACGGCACTAGCCCTTCCTTATCTTCAGATGGCCGGGGCCATTTTATTTGCGCATTCTGCCTTTGACAGGATATTGGGCTATGGATTGAAGTATCCTGACAGCTTTCAGAATACTCATTTGGGTAAAATCGGAAAAGAAAAATGA
- a CDS encoding sugar MFS transporter, with amino-acid sequence MNTKEVKLQSRNYTVPLITITLLFFMWGFITCMNDILIPYLKQLFNLTFFESMLVQFCFFGAYFIGSLIYFLISISKGDPINKAGYKKGILFGIFLAAFGCILFYPAATFSYYPLFLGALFILGLGFTVLQITANAYVSLLGSEESASSRLNMTQAFNAFGTTIAPVLGGHLIFEFFSAPDGSFSAVATRIPYLIFAGILLLVALLISRVKLPSFQMEEEEIVKGWGALQFSHLKFGVFAMFCYVGGEVAVGSFIISFLEQPQIMGFNEIISKNYLSLYWGGAMIGRFLGAISLNQSLSQGKKAVYMLGAAAAVFLVIFSIVNLSFAQISFFLVFIVLNFIAFFIGKAAPARTLSIFAAINVALLISAMVNHGELAMYSILGIGIFNSIMFSNIYTLAISGLGKYTSQGSSLVVMAILGGAIVPIFQGYLADQFGVQHSFIIPVFCYLVILIFGAYCTKYLGHVESTEAKSGH; translated from the coding sequence ATGAACACTAAAGAAGTAAAGCTACAAAGCAGGAATTACACGGTTCCGTTGATTACCATCACCCTGCTTTTTTTTATGTGGGGATTCATTACCTGTATGAATGACATCCTGATCCCCTATCTGAAACAACTTTTCAATCTCACTTTTTTTGAATCCATGCTGGTACAGTTCTGTTTTTTCGGAGCTTATTTTATTGGATCACTGATTTATTTTCTGATCTCTATTTCCAAAGGAGATCCCATCAATAAAGCGGGGTATAAAAAAGGGATTCTGTTTGGAATTTTTCTGGCCGCTTTCGGCTGCATCTTATTTTATCCGGCAGCCACTTTTTCTTATTATCCTTTATTTTTAGGGGCTCTATTTATTTTGGGGTTAGGTTTTACGGTATTACAGATCACCGCCAACGCTTACGTTTCCTTATTGGGAAGTGAAGAGTCCGCTTCCAGCCGTTTAAATATGACCCAGGCATTCAACGCATTCGGAACAACGATTGCTCCGGTATTGGGAGGACACCTGATCTTTGAGTTTTTCTCAGCTCCGGACGGATCATTCAGTGCGGTAGCCACCCGGATTCCCTATTTGATTTTTGCAGGAATTCTTTTGCTGGTTGCTTTACTGATTTCAAGAGTAAAACTTCCATCATTTCAAATGGAGGAAGAAGAAATAGTGAAAGGCTGGGGAGCTTTGCAATTCAGCCATCTAAAATTTGGTGTTTTCGCTATGTTCTGTTATGTAGGCGGAGAAGTTGCGGTGGGAAGTTTTATCATCAGCTTTTTAGAACAGCCTCAAATTATGGGCTTCAATGAAATCATCAGTAAGAATTACCTGTCACTGTATTGGGGCGGGGCGATGATCGGACGTTTTCTGGGAGCAATTTCTTTAAACCAGTCGTTAAGCCAGGGTAAAAAGGCCGTATATATGCTGGGAGCAGCTGCAGCTGTTTTTCTTGTTATTTTCAGTATTGTCAATCTTAGCTTTGCACAGATCAGCTTTTTCCTGGTATTCATCGTCCTCAATTTTATAGCTTTCTTTATTGGTAAAGCAGCTCCGGCGAGAACATTATCAATTTTCGCCGCGATCAATGTTGCCTTACTTATTTCTGCTATGGTCAACCATGGTGAACTGGCCATGTACAGTATTCTGGGAATCGGGATTTTCAATTCCATTATGTTCTCCAATATTTACACACTGGCAATTTCAGGATTAGGAAAATATACCAGCCAGGGATCTTCACTGGTGGTAATGGCTATTTTGGGAGGGGCTATCGTTCCCATTTTTCAGGGGTATCTTGCAGACCAGTTTGGAGTACAGCATTCCTTTATTATTCCGGTATTCTGCTATCTGGTGATCCTTATTTTCGGGGCCTATTGCACCAAATACCTGGGACATGTAGAAAGTACTGAAGCCAAATCAGGACATTAA
- a CDS encoding polyribonucleotide nucleotidyltransferase, whose amino-acid sequence MSIPQAFIETITLADGREITIETGKLAKQADGSVVVKSGGTMLLATVVANREANPGVDFLPLTVDYREKFYAGGRIPGNFFRREAKPSDDEVLTMRLVDRVLRPLFPEDFHAEVQVMISLISYDKEVMPEALAGLAASAAIAITDIPFNGPMSEARVVRIDGQLSVNPSHENLLKSDIDIMVGATKDSIVMVEGEMKEISEQEMLEAINFAHVEIKKQIEAQERLAAKVGKAFPKREYSHEEHDEEIREKVWKECYDKVYEVAKTPSNKEERGEKFKAVLEEFLAQYAENEEELARVTPFVKVYYHDVEKEAMRQMILEDNIRLDGRDPQTIRPIWSEVDYLPGAHGSAVFTRGETQSLTAVTLGSVKDANMIDSVITQHDERFFLHYNFPPFSTGEARPLRGTSRREVGHGNLAQRALTAVIPAENPYTIRIVSDILESNGSSSMATVCAGTLALMDAGVQITKPVSGIAMGLITDAKSGKFTVLSDILGDEDHLGDMDFKVTGTEDGITACQMDIKIQGLSMDIMEKALMQAKDGRLHILNKITETIAQPRADVKPHAPKMVVMEISKDFIGAVIGPGGKIIQQLQKDTDTVIAIEEIGEIGRIEIAGTDREKINAAIAKINEITFVPVVGEVYKGKVVKVMDFGAFVAIAKGTEGLLHISEIEWARLDKVPYAEGDEVEVKFMGYDDRKKMKLSRKVLLPRPPRPEGKPRPEGQGRPEGQGRPEGRPRPEGQGRPQGEAPVENQTPSTEA is encoded by the coding sequence ATGAGTATACCTCAAGCGTTTATAGAAACGATTACCCTTGCAGACGGCAGGGAAATCACTATTGAAACGGGGAAGCTGGCTAAGCAGGCTGACGGATCTGTAGTGGTTAAAAGCGGCGGAACAATGCTTTTAGCAACTGTTGTAGCCAATAGAGAAGCAAATCCTGGAGTAGACTTTTTACCATTAACGGTAGATTACAGAGAAAAGTTTTATGCAGGTGGAAGAATTCCTGGAAATTTCTTCCGTAGAGAAGCAAAGCCATCTGATGATGAAGTGCTTACAATGAGATTGGTAGACAGAGTATTGCGTCCGCTTTTCCCTGAAGATTTCCATGCGGAAGTGCAGGTGATGATCTCATTGATTTCTTATGATAAAGAAGTAATGCCTGAAGCATTAGCCGGTTTGGCAGCTTCTGCAGCGATTGCGATTACAGATATTCCTTTCAACGGACCAATGTCTGAAGCAAGAGTCGTAAGAATTGACGGACAATTATCCGTGAATCCAAGCCACGAAAACTTATTAAAATCAGATATTGACATTATGGTTGGAGCTACGAAAGACTCCATCGTAATGGTAGAAGGAGAAATGAAAGAGATCTCTGAGCAGGAAATGTTAGAAGCGATCAATTTCGCTCACGTAGAGATCAAAAAACAGATCGAAGCTCAGGAAAGATTGGCTGCGAAAGTAGGTAAAGCTTTCCCTAAGAGAGAATACAGCCACGAAGAGCATGACGAAGAGATTCGTGAAAAAGTATGGAAAGAGTGCTATGATAAAGTATATGAAGTAGCAAAAACTCCATCCAATAAAGAAGAAAGAGGCGAGAAATTCAAAGCCGTTCTTGAAGAATTTTTAGCTCAGTATGCTGAAAACGAAGAAGAGCTGGCAAGAGTAACTCCTTTCGTAAAAGTATATTACCATGACGTAGAGAAAGAAGCAATGCGTCAGATGATCCTTGAAGATAATATCCGTCTTGATGGCCGTGATCCTCAGACGATCCGTCCGATCTGGTCAGAAGTTGATTATCTTCCCGGAGCACACGGTTCAGCAGTCTTTACAAGAGGGGAAACCCAGTCTTTGACAGCAGTAACTTTAGGTTCTGTGAAAGATGCGAATATGATCGACAGCGTAATTACGCAGCACGACGAAAGATTCTTCTTACATTATAATTTCCCTCCATTCTCAACGGGTGAAGCAAGACCTTTAAGAGGAACTTCAAGAAGAGAAGTAGGACACGGAAACCTGGCTCAAAGAGCTTTAACAGCGGTAATTCCAGCGGAAAATCCATATACCATCAGAATAGTTTCCGATATCTTAGAATCAAACGGTTCTTCTTCAATGGCAACAGTTTGCGCAGGAACATTGGCGTTAATGGATGCCGGGGTACAGATTACAAAACCTGTTTCCGGTATCGCTATGGGATTGATCACTGACGCAAAATCAGGTAAATTTACGGTACTTTCCGATATCTTGGGAGATGAAGATCACCTTGGAGATATGGACTTCAAAGTAACAGGTACTGAAGACGGTATTACAGCATGTCAGATGGATATTAAAATCCAGGGACTTTCTATGGACATCATGGAAAAAGCTTTGATGCAGGCTAAAGACGGAAGATTACACATCCTTAACAAAATCACTGAAACGATTGCTCAGCCAAGAGCAGACGTGAAACCTCACGCTCCGAAGATGGTGGTAATGGAGATCTCTAAAGACTTCATTGGTGCTGTAATCGGACCTGGTGGAAAAATTATCCAACAATTACAGAAAGATACAGACACGGTTATCGCGATCGAAGAAATCGGGGAAATCGGACGTATCGAGATTGCAGGAACAGACCGAGAAAAGATCAATGCGGCTATTGCTAAGATCAATGAAATTACTTTCGTACCGGTTGTAGGTGAAGTTTACAAAGGTAAAGTAGTAAAAGTAATGGATTTCGGAGCTTTCGTAGCTATTGCTAAGGGAACTGAAGGCCTTCTTCACATTTCTGAAATTGAATGGGCTCGTTTAGACAAAGTTCCTTATGCTGAAGGGGATGAGGTAGAAGTTAAATTTATGGGTTATGATGACCGTAAGAAAATGAAGCTTTCCCGTAAAGTTCTTTTACCAAGACCTCCAAGACCGGAAGGGAAACCAAGACCGGAAGGACAAGGAAGACCTGAGGGCCAAGGACGACCGGAAGGAAGACCAAGACCAGAAGGACAAGGCAGACCGCAAGGTGAGGCACCTGTGGAAAACCAGACTCCTTCAACAGAAGCTTAA
- a CDS encoding M1 family aminopeptidase, translated as MNSLFLFEAKRNIKHWLTYLITLLLVFIGIFCGHQFNLSVGEGIYLNSPYTIGFMSGMLSLSIIFFATVYALQLLFRDWDTKFDLVLFSFPILKSTYLKGKFLTYFLQTFLSFCFLMTGFLTGQMLRTGSEMQNEFNIGYYLYPLFIFGFINSLLVCSFLFLISLSLRKKLIVVIGGLFLYVFYMIVLLFSNSPFMAGSIPQSLEAQQISSWLDPFGLSSYFLEARTFTVHQKNTQLVSCTGYLLLNRLSFLIISIGFLFLSLRLFSFSKISRQKTKKTVKEPDSPHKTLALPYSSVLPNFGKTASVKAAMSFARIDIIYLFKSITVPAVSILLLFFVGMEMYAEIEKGIRLPQKYAGSGLMATTISENFPLFGLLISSYFINDLYWRSRSSWFFLIENTTFYSKNKLLGHFLSISFLLVFFTGILIIQGIIFQAAYQYFHIDWNAYLPVFLFNTVPLILFSGLILLINGNITNKFIALGVSVLAVFILAGPVSGKILSYPLFNIFSDFKGTYSDFNGYGIYELAFAQRLLFGIGVMFTVWMLHQWITLKKIVPGQAIFTSIVLFSGIYAGTSFMKGYLPQEDEKEISNSVQYEKSFKKYEHIPQPDIMDITTEIQLYPSKNSYQIIGKYALKNQTDQPIRKVLINFNHDLKLEHAVLQSGSETMKITENTTEIVLRQPMQPNETAVLDFTLSYQWVAVNGHHSFNAIIENGSFIRISRYFPSVGYQKDKEIEDLKIRQDNQLGKPAALKNPEAPGVSKKDFINLDMTVSTEKDQTAIGTGDLVKKWTKTGRNYFQYKAENIPFRLAVSSAEYQIKSVHYKGITINIFYHPKHFENVDHLLENSIITLDYCQQNFGKYPFKTINFAEVSSFTRGFAATAYPSAVFMPEDMVFHANIHADQHQDVINELAGHELSHLWWGNSQINPDDREGAVMLTETLAMYTEMMLYKKMHGKAEMMKRIHVHQQIYDNEKGLSENIPIYKATGDAAHISYSKGAVSMVKLSDLIGEKKVNTALHNFLKNNSYPKKPTSLDLINEFYKVAPNERSKKQIDLLFKSI; from the coding sequence ATGAACAGCCTTTTTTTATTTGAAGCCAAGCGCAATATCAAGCACTGGCTTACCTACCTTATTACCTTACTTCTGGTTTTTATAGGTATTTTCTGTGGTCATCAGTTTAATCTTTCGGTAGGAGAAGGTATTTATCTCAATTCACCTTATACGATTGGGTTCATGTCCGGAATGCTGAGTCTTTCTATCATTTTCTTTGCCACCGTTTATGCATTACAGCTGCTTTTTAGAGATTGGGATACAAAATTCGACCTTGTGCTCTTCTCTTTTCCTATATTAAAATCCACCTATCTTAAGGGTAAATTTCTGACTTACTTTTTACAGACTTTTTTAAGTTTCTGCTTCTTAATGACCGGTTTCCTGACAGGCCAGATGTTGCGTACGGGAAGTGAAATGCAGAATGAATTCAATATAGGGTATTATCTCTACCCATTATTTATCTTCGGATTTATCAACAGCCTTCTGGTCTGCAGTTTTCTGTTTTTGATATCTCTTAGTCTCCGGAAAAAACTGATTGTTGTGATTGGAGGACTTTTTCTGTACGTATTTTATATGATTGTTTTATTGTTTTCCAATTCACCCTTTATGGCAGGAAGTATTCCCCAGTCTTTGGAAGCACAGCAGATTTCTTCATGGCTGGATCCGTTTGGCCTTTCCTCATACTTTCTGGAAGCCCGGACCTTTACTGTCCATCAGAAAAACACACAGCTGGTATCCTGTACGGGATATTTACTTCTCAACAGGCTTTCATTTCTTATCATCTCCATAGGTTTTCTATTTCTTAGCCTCAGGTTATTTTCTTTCTCAAAAATTTCTAGGCAAAAGACAAAAAAGACGGTCAAAGAGCCGGATTCTCCCCATAAGACATTAGCCTTACCATATTCCTCTGTTCTGCCCAATTTCGGGAAAACAGCTTCTGTTAAGGCAGCTATGTCCTTTGCCCGGATTGATATAATTTATCTGTTTAAAAGCATAACCGTTCCGGCTGTATCCATCCTTTTACTATTTTTTGTCGGGATGGAAATGTATGCCGAAATAGAGAAAGGAATACGCCTTCCCCAAAAATATGCCGGTTCCGGGCTTATGGCCACTACCATTTCAGAAAACTTTCCGCTGTTCGGACTGCTTATTTCTTCCTATTTTATTAATGATCTTTATTGGAGAAGCCGTTCCTCATGGTTCTTTTTGATTGAAAACACTACTTTTTACTCGAAAAATAAGCTGCTGGGACATTTTCTTTCCATCAGTTTTCTGTTAGTTTTCTTTACAGGAATTTTGATCATTCAGGGAATCATTTTCCAGGCAGCCTATCAGTATTTCCATATCGACTGGAATGCTTATCTACCGGTCTTTCTTTTCAATACAGTTCCCTTAATTCTTTTTTCCGGGCTTATTCTGCTTATTAATGGCAACATCACGAATAAATTTATAGCGCTGGGAGTATCTGTTCTTGCGGTTTTTATATTGGCAGGTCCTGTTTCCGGAAAAATACTGTCCTACCCTCTTTTCAACATATTTTCAGACTTTAAAGGTACTTACAGTGATTTCAATGGCTATGGAATTTATGAATTAGCTTTTGCACAAAGGCTTTTATTCGGAATAGGTGTGATGTTTACGGTATGGATGCTACATCAGTGGATTACATTAAAAAAAATAGTACCTGGCCAAGCAATTTTCACTTCTATCGTTCTTTTCTCAGGAATATATGCAGGGACCTCTTTTATGAAGGGCTATCTTCCCCAAGAGGATGAGAAAGAAATTTCAAACTCGGTACAGTATGAAAAAAGTTTCAAAAAGTATGAACATATTCCGCAGCCTGACATCATGGATATCACTACGGAAATCCAACTGTATCCCTCAAAAAACTCATATCAAATCATTGGAAAATACGCTCTAAAAAACCAAACAGACCAACCTATCCGCAAAGTACTGATTAATTTTAATCATGATCTAAAACTGGAACATGCAGTTTTACAATCAGGTTCTGAAACTATGAAGATCACTGAAAATACTACTGAAATCGTCCTAAGACAGCCAATGCAGCCTAATGAAACAGCAGTTCTTGATTTTACATTATCTTATCAATGGGTTGCCGTCAATGGTCATCATTCTTTCAATGCGATTATAGAAAATGGTTCATTCATCAGGATCAGCAGATATTTCCCGTCGGTGGGCTATCAGAAAGATAAAGAAATTGAAGATCTGAAAATACGACAAGACAACCAGCTTGGAAAACCGGCTGCATTGAAAAATCCGGAAGCACCAGGCGTCTCCAAAAAAGATTTTATCAATCTGGACATGACTGTTTCTACGGAGAAGGATCAAACCGCTATAGGAACCGGAGATTTGGTAAAGAAATGGACAAAAACAGGCCGTAATTATTTTCAGTATAAAGCAGAAAATATACCTTTCAGATTGGCTGTTTCTTCTGCAGAATATCAGATAAAAAGTGTCCATTACAAAGGAATTACAATCAATATTTTTTATCATCCGAAACATTTTGAAAATGTAGATCACCTGCTGGAAAACAGTATAATTACTTTGGATTACTGTCAGCAGAATTTTGGAAAGTATCCTTTTAAAACCATCAATTTTGCAGAAGTTTCTTCTTTTACCAGGGGTTTTGCTGCTACAGCCTATCCATCTGCTGTTTTTATGCCTGAGGATATGGTTTTCCACGCCAATATCCATGCTGACCAGCATCAGGATGTTATCAACGAACTTGCAGGACACGAACTTTCCCATCTGTGGTGGGGAAACAGCCAGATCAATCCTGATGACAGAGAAGGTGCTGTCATGCTTACTGAAACTCTTGCCATGTACACCGAAATGATGCTCTACAAAAAAATGCATGGCAAAGCAGAGATGATGAAAAGAATCCATGTTCATCAGCAGATCTATGATAATGAAAAAGGACTGTCTGAAAATATCCCCATCTATAAAGCCACCGGAGATGCAGCTCATATATCTTATTCTAAAGGTGCAGTTTCCATGGTAAAGCTAAGTGACCTGATCGGTGAAAAAAAGGTGAATACAGCCCTACACAACTTTTTAAAAAATAACAGCTATCCTAAAAAACCTACTTCCCTGGATCTTATCAATGAGTTTTATAAAGTAGCCCCTAATGAACGTTCTAAAAAACAGATTGATCTATTATTTAAATCTATATAA
- a CDS encoding ABC transporter ATP-binding protein, translating to MNTLSINNLSLTYKNGFQAIKDISLEIGNGMFGLLGPNGAGKSSLMKTIVGLQKPSSGTLFFNKMNIAENPGYIKQNLGFLPQDFGVYPKVSAYDLLEHIAVLKGITDKTKCKTQILNLLEKVNLSDFRNKEVHTFSGGMKQRFGVAQALLGDPKIIIVDEPTAGLDPEERNRFNALLNDISQEVIVILSTHLVEDVRNLCPEMAVMNHGQILRKGNPGKLMAELENRIWSKPIDKNDLETYDSSYEIISRQLIERELHITVFSEESPKGFSPVTPLLEHVYFHTLTQKP from the coding sequence ATGAACACTTTATCTATCAACAACCTTAGCCTCACCTACAAGAATGGTTTCCAGGCTATTAAGGACATCTCATTGGAAATCGGAAACGGGATGTTCGGTTTGCTGGGTCCAAACGGAGCCGGAAAATCGTCCTTAATGAAAACCATTGTAGGATTGCAGAAACCCAGTTCCGGAACCCTGTTTTTTAATAAAATGAATATTGCTGAAAATCCCGGTTATATAAAACAGAACCTGGGATTCCTTCCACAGGATTTTGGAGTATATCCTAAAGTCTCCGCTTATGATCTCTTGGAGCATATCGCAGTACTCAAGGGTATTACAGACAAAACGAAATGTAAAACCCAAATTCTAAATCTGCTGGAAAAAGTAAATCTTTCGGATTTCCGGAACAAAGAGGTTCATACCTTTTCCGGTGGAATGAAGCAGCGTTTTGGGGTTGCCCAGGCTTTGTTGGGTGATCCTAAAATTATTATTGTAGACGAACCCACTGCCGGTTTAGATCCCGAAGAACGTAACCGTTTCAATGCTTTACTAAACGACATCAGCCAGGAGGTTATCGTTATTCTGTCGACCCACCTGGTAGAAGATGTCAGAAATCTCTGCCCGGAAATGGCCGTGATGAACCATGGACAGATCCTTCGAAAAGGAAATCCCGGAAAATTAATGGCAGAGCTCGAAAACAGAATCTGGTCAAAGCCTATTGATAAAAATGATCTTGAAACTTATGATTCCAGCTATGAGATCATCAGCAGGCAGCTGATAGAAAGGGAGCTTCATATCACTGTTTTTTCTGAAGAATCCCCCAAAGGTTTCAGCCCTGTAACTCCTTTACTTGAGCATGTTTACTTCCATACGCTAACCCAAAAACCTTAG
- a CDS encoding helix-turn-helix transcriptional regulator, translated as MPIIVNLDVMLAKRKMQSKELAEKLGITPVNLSILKTGKAKGVRFDTLEAICKILECQPGDILEYKD; from the coding sequence ATGCCAATTATAGTCAACTTAGATGTCATGCTAGCCAAACGAAAAATGCAGAGTAAAGAATTGGCAGAAAAACTGGGAATCACTCCCGTAAACCTTTCTATCCTAAAAACAGGGAAGGCCAAAGGCGTGCGTTTCGATACCCTGGAAGCCATCTGTAAAATCCTGGAATGCCAGCCGGGTGATATTCTGGAATATAAGGACTAG
- a CDS encoding DUF2975 domain-containing protein: MNQTKIISRILFYICALLSAGYLITFVYSVLCLVTGFSVTPYKNGQYLHINYLFTEKPFLNIENNYPYIIFSFLTVLISYGIFFWLSAKVFKVFFQPKLFTKDHIQQLKRFYLYNIFIPLPLVIAASFFVEVESIIWGLVFIHFMLGIFCLFLANIFKQGLHLQNEQDLFI; the protein is encoded by the coding sequence ATGAACCAGACCAAAATTATTTCAAGAATTTTATTTTATATCTGCGCTCTGCTTTCTGCCGGATATTTAATCACTTTTGTGTACTCCGTTTTATGCCTGGTAACAGGATTCTCTGTTACTCCATATAAAAACGGGCAATATCTTCATATCAATTATCTGTTCACCGAAAAACCATTTCTGAATATTGAAAACAACTATCCGTATATCATCTTTTCTTTTCTAACTGTTTTAATTTCTTACGGAATCTTTTTCTGGCTTTCCGCGAAAGTTTTCAAAGTTTTTTTCCAGCCAAAACTGTTTACAAAAGATCATATACAACAGCTTAAGAGATTTTACCTGTATAATATTTTCATCCCGCTCCCACTGGTTATTGCTGCCAGTTTCTTTGTGGAAGTAGAAAGTATAATCTGGGGACTGGTGTTTATTCACTTTATGCTAGGAATTTTCTGCCTGTTTCTTGCGAATATCTTTAAGCAAGGACTACATTTGCAAAACGAACAAGACCTATTTATTTAA
- a CDS encoding TfoX/Sxy family protein yields the protein MGYNIELADRVRERLLKEPDIEAEEKKMFSGLAFLVNGKMCINISHDLLMCRYNPELEEEVSEKTGFLPMIMKGKQLKAYCYVESIGFQKPEDFEYWIKICLDYNKIAKPSKKK from the coding sequence ATGGGTTACAATATTGAACTGGCAGACAGAGTTCGTGAACGGCTATTAAAAGAACCTGATATTGAAGCGGAAGAAAAGAAAATGTTCAGTGGATTAGCATTTCTTGTCAATGGAAAGATGTGTATCAATATCAGTCATGATCTTTTGATGTGCCGGTATAACCCGGAACTGGAAGAGGAGGTTTCGGAAAAGACAGGCTTTCTCCCAATGATAATGAAAGGAAAGCAGCTCAAAGCATACTGCTATGTTGAATCCATTGGCTTTCAAAAACCTGAGGACTTTGAATACTGGATAAAGATCTGCCTGGATTACAATAAAATTGCAAAGCCTTCGAAGAAAAAATAG